From Myxococcus xanthus, a single genomic window includes:
- the nbaC gene encoding 3-hydroxyanthranilate 3,4-dioxygenase, which translates to MGRLTPINFKKWIDEHRHLLKPPVGNQQVWEDREFMVTVVGGPNARTDFHINEGEEFFYQLEGTMNLRVIDEGQVQDIPIHEGEIFLLPPNVPHSPQRPAGTVGLVLERRRQPKELDGFMWLCPQCGEKLYEEFVHVTNLVTQLPPIFEHFYGNPDNCTCKKCGTKVVKGGPAR; encoded by the coding sequence ATGGGCCGCCTGACCCCCATCAACTTCAAGAAGTGGATTGATGAGCACCGCCACCTGCTCAAGCCCCCCGTGGGCAACCAGCAGGTGTGGGAGGACCGGGAGTTCATGGTCACCGTCGTCGGCGGGCCCAATGCGCGCACGGACTTCCACATCAACGAGGGCGAGGAGTTCTTCTACCAGCTCGAGGGCACGATGAACCTGCGGGTCATCGACGAGGGCCAGGTGCAGGACATCCCCATCCACGAAGGGGAGATATTCCTGCTGCCGCCCAACGTGCCCCACTCGCCCCAGCGTCCCGCGGGCACAGTGGGCCTGGTGCTGGAGCGCCGCCGCCAGCCGAAGGAGCTGGATGGCTTCATGTGGCTGTGCCCGCAGTGCGGCGAGAAGCTCTACGAAGAGTTCGTGCATGTCACCAACCTGGTGACGCAGCTTCCGCCCATCTTCGAGCACTTCTACGGCAACCCCGACAACTGCACCTGCAAGAAGTGCGGGACGAAGGTGGTCAAGGGAGGTCCCGCCCGTTGA
- a CDS encoding amidohydrolase family protein, producing MKVDIHTHLLPAHLPRFAERYGYGGFITLDHHAPCRARMLRDDGKFFREIESNCWDPVKRIEECDAAGVHVQVLSTIPVMFGYWTKPEHGADLARFLNDHLASVVHAHPKRFVGLGTVPLQSPELAVRELERCVKELGLAGVQIGSHVNDWNLSDPALFPFFEAASELGASVFVHPWDMMGEAKMQKYWLPWLVGMPAEVSLAICSVIFGGVLERLPKLRFAFAHGGGAFPHTLGRIQHGFEARPDLVAVDNKVPPRDYLGRFWVDSLVHDPEALRYIVRLFGQDKVALGSDYPFPLGEDRPGTLIESLTELEPAARERLLWRNAFDWLGRAPEDFAP from the coding sequence TTGAAAGTCGACATCCACACGCACCTCCTCCCCGCCCACCTGCCGCGCTTCGCCGAGCGCTACGGCTACGGCGGCTTCATCACCCTGGACCACCATGCGCCCTGCCGCGCGCGCATGCTCCGGGATGACGGCAAGTTCTTCCGCGAAATCGAAAGCAACTGCTGGGACCCGGTGAAGCGCATCGAGGAGTGCGACGCGGCCGGCGTCCACGTCCAGGTGCTGTCCACGATTCCCGTCATGTTCGGCTACTGGACGAAGCCCGAGCACGGCGCGGACCTGGCGCGCTTCCTCAATGACCACCTCGCCTCCGTGGTGCACGCGCACCCCAAGCGCTTCGTGGGCCTGGGCACGGTGCCGCTCCAGTCCCCGGAGCTGGCGGTGCGCGAGCTGGAGCGCTGCGTGAAGGAGTTGGGGCTGGCGGGCGTGCAGATTGGCTCGCACGTCAACGACTGGAACCTGTCCGACCCGGCGCTGTTCCCCTTCTTCGAGGCCGCCAGCGAGCTGGGCGCGTCCGTCTTCGTCCACCCGTGGGACATGATGGGCGAGGCGAAGATGCAGAAGTACTGGCTGCCGTGGCTGGTGGGCATGCCGGCCGAGGTGTCGCTGGCCATCTGCTCCGTCATCTTCGGCGGCGTGCTGGAGCGGCTGCCCAAGCTGCGCTTCGCCTTCGCGCACGGCGGCGGCGCGTTCCCACACACGCTCGGCCGGATTCAGCACGGCTTCGAGGCCCGGCCTGACCTGGTGGCCGTGGACAACAAGGTGCCGCCCCGGGACTACCTGGGCCGCTTCTGGGTGGACTCGCTGGTCCACGACCCGGAGGCGCTGCGCTACATCGTCCGGCTCTTCGGGCAGGACAAGGTGGCGCTCGGCAGTGACTACCCCTTCCCCCTGGGCGAGGACCGCCCGGGCACGCTCATCGAGTCCCTGACCGAGCTGGAACCCGCCGCGCGGGAGCGGCTGCTCTGGCGCAACGCCTTCGATTGGCTGGGACGCGCCCCCGAGGACTTCGCACCATGA
- the kynU gene encoding kynureninase, translated as MTTPYLFEDSESFARKLDAEDALRGYRDAFHFPPGPDGKPVVYLAGNSLGLQPRNAARYIQEELEDWARLGVEGHHHGRHPWLHYHELVTEHAARLVGAKPLEVVVMNTLSVNLHLMMVSFYRPTKQRFKILVEAGAFPSDQYAVASQVRFHGYDAREAVLELKPREGEETLRTEDILETIERHGHEVALVMLGSVNYLTGQAFDLAAITKAAHAKGCFVGFDLAHGAGNLRLSLHDDGPDFAVWCSYKYLNAGPGALGGVFVHERHAHTKDLPRFEGWWGHDKQTRFQMGPTFSALPGAEGWQLSNPPIFQLAALRASLELFDQAGMAALRAKSERLTGYLEFLLDRLPEGFVRITTPRDVKQRGAQLSLRFRGEPQGLLKRLGDAGIICDFRKPDIIRAAPAPLYNSFTDVYRFVKTLEGHARE; from the coding sequence ATGACGACGCCGTACCTCTTCGAGGACTCCGAGTCCTTCGCGCGGAAGTTGGACGCGGAAGACGCGCTGCGCGGCTACCGCGACGCGTTCCACTTCCCGCCCGGCCCGGACGGCAAGCCGGTGGTGTACCTGGCGGGCAACTCGCTGGGCCTCCAGCCGCGCAACGCCGCGCGCTACATCCAGGAGGAGCTGGAGGACTGGGCGCGGCTGGGCGTGGAGGGACACCACCACGGCCGCCACCCGTGGCTGCACTACCACGAGCTCGTCACCGAGCATGCCGCGCGGCTGGTGGGCGCCAAGCCGTTGGAAGTGGTGGTGATGAACACCCTGTCGGTGAACCTGCACCTGATGATGGTGTCGTTCTACCGGCCCACGAAGCAGCGCTTCAAAATCCTGGTGGAGGCCGGCGCCTTCCCGTCGGACCAGTACGCCGTCGCCTCCCAGGTGCGCTTCCACGGCTACGACGCGCGCGAGGCCGTGCTGGAGCTGAAGCCGCGCGAGGGCGAGGAGACGCTGCGCACCGAGGACATCCTCGAAACCATTGAGCGTCACGGCCACGAGGTGGCGCTGGTGATGCTGGGCAGCGTGAACTACCTCACCGGGCAGGCGTTCGACCTGGCCGCGATTACGAAGGCCGCGCACGCCAAGGGCTGCTTCGTCGGCTTCGACCTGGCGCACGGCGCGGGCAACCTGAGGTTGTCGCTGCACGACGACGGACCGGACTTCGCGGTGTGGTGCTCGTACAAGTACCTCAACGCCGGCCCGGGCGCGCTGGGCGGCGTGTTCGTCCATGAGCGGCACGCGCACACGAAGGACCTCCCCCGCTTCGAGGGCTGGTGGGGCCACGACAAGCAGACGCGCTTCCAGATGGGGCCCACCTTCAGCGCGCTGCCGGGCGCGGAGGGGTGGCAGCTGTCCAACCCGCCCATCTTCCAGCTCGCGGCGCTGCGCGCGTCCCTGGAGCTGTTCGACCAGGCTGGCATGGCGGCGCTGCGCGCCAAGAGCGAGCGGCTCACCGGCTACCTGGAGTTCCTGCTGGACCGGCTGCCCGAGGGATTCGTGCGCATCACCACGCCCCGGGACGTGAAGCAGCGCGGGGCCCAGCTCTCCCTGCGCTTCCGCGGCGAGCCCCAGGGCCTGCTGAAGCGCCTGGGAGACGCGGGCATCATCTGCGACTTCCGCAAGCCGGACATCATCCGCGCCGCGCCCGCGCCGCTCTACAACTCCTTCACGGACGTGTACCGCTTCGTGAAGACGCTGGAGGGCCACGCCCGTGAGTGA
- a CDS encoding FAD-dependent oxidoreductase → MSEARKDTVTVVGAGLVGSLLSIYLARRGHTVELLERRPDMRRETVDGGRSINLAISTRGLHALRQVGLENEALKHAIPMRGRMIHPPQGELVYQPYGKDDSQHINAMSRGWLNAFLMTAAEATGKVRIRFKQRVTDVDFGSGALTVHDDATGEARQEPGRVVFGTDGSASAIRQALEKRPDFKGTQEQLGHGYKELTIPAGPGGAFQMEKHALHIWPRGTFMLIALPDEEGSFTCTLFLPWQGPVSFASLDTPAKLEAFFGAQFPDAKALIPDLVEAFFSRPTGSMVTVKGAPWHAGGQTLLLGDAAHAIVPFFGQGMNCGFEDCVVLDQLLGQGAGWEQVFTDFERLRKTNADAIADMAVENFVEMRDSTGDPRFLFRKAVEKVLLNAFPGEFVSRYSLVSFSHVPYRLAYQMGALTDGIVSELSEGLPRAEDVDLKRAAELIRSRLTPFMKEHADGFRTEG, encoded by the coding sequence GTGAGTGAGGCGCGCAAGGACACCGTCACCGTGGTGGGCGCGGGGCTGGTGGGCTCGCTGCTCTCCATCTACCTGGCGCGCCGGGGCCACACCGTGGAGCTGCTGGAGCGACGCCCGGACATGCGGCGCGAAACAGTCGACGGGGGCCGCTCCATCAACCTGGCCATCTCCACGCGCGGGCTGCATGCGCTCCGGCAGGTGGGCCTGGAAAACGAGGCGCTGAAGCACGCCATCCCCATGCGCGGGCGGATGATTCACCCGCCGCAAGGCGAGCTCGTCTACCAGCCCTACGGCAAGGACGACTCGCAGCACATCAACGCGATGTCGCGCGGGTGGCTGAACGCCTTCCTCATGACGGCGGCGGAGGCCACCGGGAAGGTGCGCATCCGCTTCAAGCAGCGGGTGACGGATGTGGACTTCGGCTCGGGCGCGCTCACGGTGCACGACGACGCCACCGGAGAGGCGCGCCAGGAGCCCGGCCGCGTGGTGTTCGGCACGGACGGCTCCGCCTCCGCCATCCGCCAGGCCTTGGAGAAGCGGCCGGACTTCAAGGGGACGCAGGAGCAGCTCGGCCACGGGTACAAGGAATTGACGATTCCGGCGGGCCCCGGCGGCGCGTTCCAGATGGAGAAGCACGCGCTCCACATCTGGCCTCGCGGCACGTTCATGTTGATCGCGCTGCCCGACGAGGAAGGCAGCTTCACCTGCACGCTGTTCCTGCCCTGGCAGGGGCCGGTGAGCTTCGCGTCCCTGGACACGCCCGCGAAGCTGGAGGCGTTCTTCGGCGCGCAGTTCCCAGATGCGAAGGCGCTCATCCCGGACCTGGTGGAGGCGTTCTTCTCGCGTCCCACGGGCAGCATGGTGACGGTGAAGGGCGCGCCCTGGCACGCGGGTGGGCAGACGCTGCTGCTGGGCGACGCCGCGCACGCCATCGTCCCCTTCTTCGGCCAGGGGATGAACTGCGGCTTCGAGGACTGCGTCGTCCTGGACCAACTGCTGGGACAGGGCGCCGGCTGGGAGCAGGTCTTCACGGACTTCGAACGCCTGCGCAAGACGAACGCGGACGCCATCGCCGACATGGCGGTGGAGAACTTCGTCGAGATGCGCGACAGCACTGGCGACCCGCGCTTCCTGTTTCGGAAGGCCGTGGAGAAGGTGCTGCTCAACGCCTTCCCGGGCGAGTTCGTCAGCCGCTACTCCCTGGTGAGCTTCAGCCACGTGCCTTACCGGCTGGCCTATCAGATGGGTGCGCTGACGGACGGCATCGTCTCCGAGCTGAGCGAGGGCCTGCCTCGGGCGGAAGACGTGGACCTGAAGCGCGCGGCGGAGCTCATCCGGAGCCGGCTGACACCATTCATGAAGGAGCACGCTGATGGATTTCGGACTGAAGGGTAG
- a CDS encoding SDR family oxidoreductase, translating to MDFGLKGRRALVMGASAGLGYAIAEALVKEGATVAICSRGGEKLERAAKALGAALAVPCDLTQPQAAKALVETVTAKLGGVDVLVVNTGGPPSGGFESLTAEQWQLGFQSLWMAAVDGIQAVLPGMKERQWGRIVLVTSLAAREAMNNLTISNGLRAGLLGLVKTVSNEVAQHGVTLNAVLPGYHATERMQQLGLTDEKVAPQIPARRLGRPEELAALTAFLASEQASYITGQSIAVDGGAQRGF from the coding sequence ATGGATTTCGGACTGAAGGGTAGACGCGCGCTGGTGATGGGCGCGTCCGCGGGGCTGGGTTACGCCATCGCGGAGGCGTTGGTGAAGGAAGGCGCCACGGTGGCCATCTGCTCGCGCGGTGGCGAGAAGCTGGAGCGCGCGGCGAAGGCGCTGGGCGCGGCGCTCGCGGTGCCGTGCGATTTGACGCAGCCCCAAGCCGCGAAGGCGCTGGTGGAGACTGTCACCGCGAAGCTGGGCGGCGTTGATGTCCTCGTGGTGAACACGGGCGGGCCACCGTCAGGTGGCTTCGAATCCCTGACGGCAGAGCAGTGGCAGCTCGGCTTCCAGAGCCTGTGGATGGCCGCGGTGGATGGCATCCAGGCGGTGCTCCCGGGGATGAAGGAGCGCCAGTGGGGCCGCATCGTCCTGGTGACGTCGCTGGCGGCGCGCGAGGCGATGAACAACCTGACCATCTCCAACGGCCTGCGCGCGGGCCTGCTCGGGTTGGTGAAGACGGTGAGCAACGAGGTGGCGCAGCACGGCGTCACGCTGAACGCGGTGCTGCCGGGCTACCACGCCACCGAGCGCATGCAGCAGCTCGGGCTGACGGACGAGAAGGTGGCGCCGCAGATTCCCGCGCGGCGGCTGGGCCGCCCGGAGGAGCTGGCCGCGCTCACGGCGTTCCTCGCCTCCGAGCAGGCGTCCTACATCACCGGGCAGTCCATCGCGGTGGACGGCGGCGCGCAGCGAGGCTTCTGA
- a CDS encoding alpha/beta hydrolase family protein, with amino-acid sequence MSSMWVLETPAPTADARMAYGREPHQFGDLRMPEGPGPHPVVVVIHGGFWRAKYDLEHAGHLCADLTRRGFATWSLEYRRVGHDGGGWPGTLEDVARGTDFLRTLAQAHALDLSRVVALGHSAGGHLAAWLGARHRLRPGDALYSAAPLPLHGVVPLAGVVDLPRAFAHRLGDGIVETFLGGTPSSVPERYRTASPASLQPLGVAQVLVHGTEDDTVPVSMSEDFCARGRELGDDVRCVTLPGAGHFEVIDPRSREWPHVVAAVQSLM; translated from the coding sequence ATGAGTTCGATGTGGGTCCTGGAGACGCCCGCTCCCACCGCGGATGCGCGCATGGCGTATGGCAGGGAACCCCACCAGTTCGGGGACCTGCGAATGCCCGAAGGACCTGGGCCGCACCCGGTGGTGGTCGTCATCCATGGCGGCTTCTGGCGCGCGAAGTACGACCTGGAGCATGCCGGGCACCTGTGCGCGGACCTGACCCGGCGCGGCTTCGCGACGTGGAGTCTGGAGTACCGGCGCGTGGGGCACGACGGCGGTGGCTGGCCCGGCACGCTGGAGGACGTGGCGCGCGGCACTGACTTCCTGCGCACGCTCGCACAGGCCCATGCGCTGGACCTCTCACGCGTCGTGGCGCTCGGCCACTCGGCGGGAGGGCACCTGGCGGCGTGGCTGGGGGCCAGGCACCGGCTGCGGCCCGGCGATGCGCTCTACAGTGCGGCGCCGTTGCCCCTGCATGGCGTGGTGCCGCTCGCGGGCGTCGTGGACCTGCCGCGCGCGTTCGCGCACCGGCTGGGGGACGGCATCGTGGAGACCTTCCTGGGCGGCACGCCGTCCTCGGTGCCGGAGCGCTACCGCACCGCCTCGCCCGCGTCGCTCCAGCCGCTCGGGGTGGCCCAGGTGCTCGTCCACGGAACGGAGGACGACACCGTGCCCGTGTCGATGAGCGAGGACTTCTGTGCGCGCGGCCGTGAGCTGGGAGACGACGTCCGCTGCGTCACCTTGCCGGGAGCGGGGCACTTCGAGGTCATCGACCCGCGCTCGCGGGAGTGGCCCCACGTCGTGGCCGCGGTGCAGTCCTTGATGTGA
- a CDS encoding glutamine synthetase family protein, whose protein sequence is MDAKGLRTFLEIPYDELEERNLKVKEQRLKHTASEKLRDERIEYLTKERAIKAVTVCFTDLEGRLHMLDYDKKFLIKSADNLTFDGSSIRGFSAQQESDLRLNIDWSAFYWLPSDIFGPGKVLVFSEVHERDGTQYHSDLRGRLKLLTESMYQKDGTVVHAAPEIEGFLFKGRDAEHHFHEKGHFDFISTGGYYHSLPGDVLRTFIDKVAEAQRAMGFQNEKDHPEVAPSQFEINFSYSEALIAADQIQLYKLLSRQVAAQLDCTASFLPKPVTGVNGNGMHMNLSLSKGGKNLFHDQNGPDGLSPMGWDFIDRLLTSANDICLTLNSSVNAYRRLDPHFEAPNQIKASANNRGAMVRIPFGNERSARIECRSVAPDANPYLVLYTLLRTGLEGPQPQEDAEAKRSRTRFLPDNIFDAIRIFKGSQFVASILGEGVQSKFAELKTTTAERSPKQLGTRVKYSEVKFHHEVTNQFLWNQF, encoded by the coding sequence ATGGACGCGAAGGGGCTACGGACGTTCCTGGAGATTCCCTACGACGAGCTCGAGGAGCGCAACCTCAAGGTCAAGGAGCAGCGCCTCAAGCACACCGCGTCGGAGAAGCTCCGTGACGAGCGCATCGAGTACCTGACGAAGGAACGCGCCATCAAGGCGGTCACCGTGTGCTTCACCGACCTCGAGGGTCGGCTGCACATGCTGGACTACGACAAGAAGTTCCTCATCAAGAGCGCCGACAACCTCACCTTCGACGGCTCCTCCATCCGGGGCTTCTCCGCGCAGCAGGAGAGTGACCTGCGGCTGAACATCGACTGGAGCGCCTTCTATTGGCTGCCCTCGGACATCTTCGGTCCGGGCAAGGTGCTGGTGTTCAGCGAGGTGCACGAGCGTGACGGCACGCAGTACCACTCCGACCTGCGTGGCAGGCTGAAGCTGCTCACCGAGTCGATGTACCAGAAAGACGGCACGGTGGTTCACGCGGCGCCTGAAATCGAGGGCTTCCTCTTCAAGGGCCGCGACGCCGAGCACCACTTCCACGAGAAGGGCCACTTCGACTTCATCTCCACCGGCGGCTACTACCACTCGCTGCCCGGTGACGTGCTGCGCACGTTCATCGACAAGGTGGCCGAGGCCCAGCGCGCCATGGGCTTCCAGAACGAGAAGGACCACCCCGAAGTGGCGCCCAGCCAGTTCGAGATCAACTTCTCGTACAGCGAAGCCCTCATCGCGGCCGACCAGATTCAGCTCTACAAGCTGCTCAGCCGCCAGGTGGCCGCGCAGTTGGACTGCACCGCCAGCTTCCTCCCGAAGCCGGTGACGGGCGTCAATGGCAACGGCATGCACATGAACCTGTCGCTGTCCAAGGGCGGGAAGAACCTCTTCCACGACCAGAACGGCCCGGACGGCCTCAGCCCCATGGGCTGGGACTTCATCGACCGCCTCCTCACCAGCGCGAATGACATCTGCCTCACGCTCAACTCCAGCGTGAACGCGTACCGCCGCCTGGACCCGCACTTCGAGGCCCCCAACCAGATCAAGGCCAGCGCCAACAACCGCGGTGCCATGGTGCGCATCCCCTTCGGAAACGAGCGCAGCGCGCGCATCGAGTGCCGCTCGGTGGCGCCGGACGCCAACCCCTACCTGGTGCTCTACACCCTGCTGCGCACCGGCCTGGAGGGCCCGCAGCCGCAGGAGGACGCGGAGGCCAAGCGCAGCCGCACCCGCTTCCTGCCGGACAACATCTTCGACGCCATCCGCATCTTCAAGGGCAGCCAGTTCGTGGCGTCCATCCTGGGTGAGGGCGTGCAGAGCAAGTTCGCCGAGCTCAAGACGACCACGGCCGAGCGCAGCCCGAAGCAGCTGGGCACCCGTGTGAAGTACTCGGAGGTCAAGTTCCACCACGAGGTCACCAACCAGTTCCTCTGGAACCAGTTCTAG
- a CDS encoding APC family permease codes for MGPFQLLSLGVNGIVGVGIFFAPAEVAALAPGASAIAAFALTGLALIPVALAFAVLGRRFDADGGPVLFARAAFGERASFLVGWVAYVSAFLSTAAVVAGLSQAVAPSLGLEGALGRSVLASVLVTALAGVVASGIRVSAGTWTALTVFKLLPLAALLVAFLALSGPPPAAAVAAGPVVDVSWLRAGLTVMFAYQGFEIVPVIAGQVRSSSRTVPLATVGSLLVAVLLYVGLVWACVAALPELASQAAPLAAAAGVWGGPGLEGWVKAGTSVSALGICLGMMVTTPRYLSALASGAHTLLGLDGMSAGGVPVRALAVTWALVLLFVNLGDLSELFALSSIAVLMQYGVTSAALAALAWRRERGLRPLHALLAVPTLGLGLTLVAFGANPREGVTMALTLIAGVVLLRLSRPRASEPSAALRGEPL; via the coding sequence GTGGGGCCGTTCCAGCTCCTCTCGCTCGGCGTCAATGGCATTGTCGGCGTCGGCATCTTCTTCGCCCCGGCGGAGGTCGCCGCGCTGGCGCCGGGTGCCAGCGCCATTGCCGCCTTCGCGCTCACCGGGCTCGCGTTGATTCCGGTGGCGCTGGCCTTCGCCGTGCTGGGCCGGCGTTTTGACGCGGACGGCGGGCCCGTCCTCTTCGCGCGCGCGGCCTTTGGAGAGCGGGCGTCCTTCCTGGTGGGGTGGGTGGCCTACGTCAGCGCGTTCCTGAGCACCGCCGCGGTGGTGGCGGGCCTCTCCCAGGCGGTGGCGCCCTCCCTGGGCCTGGAGGGCGCCCTGGGGCGGTCGGTGCTCGCCTCCGTCCTCGTCACGGCGCTGGCGGGCGTGGTGGCGTCCGGCATCCGCGTGTCGGCGGGGACCTGGACGGCGCTCACCGTCTTCAAGCTGCTGCCGCTGGCCGCGTTGCTGGTGGCCTTCCTGGCGCTGTCGGGGCCACCTCCCGCCGCGGCGGTGGCCGCGGGCCCGGTCGTGGACGTGTCGTGGCTGCGTGCGGGGTTGACGGTGATGTTCGCCTACCAGGGCTTCGAAATCGTCCCGGTGATTGCGGGGCAGGTTCGCTCGTCGTCGCGCACCGTGCCGCTGGCCACGGTGGGCTCGCTGCTGGTGGCGGTGCTGCTGTACGTGGGCCTGGTATGGGCTTGCGTGGCCGCGCTGCCGGAGCTGGCCTCACAGGCCGCGCCGCTGGCCGCGGCGGCGGGCGTGTGGGGCGGGCCCGGGCTCGAAGGGTGGGTGAAGGCGGGCACCAGCGTGTCCGCGCTGGGCATCTGCCTGGGGATGATGGTGACGACGCCGCGCTACCTGTCCGCGCTGGCGTCGGGCGCGCACACGCTGCTGGGGCTGGACGGGATGTCCGCCGGAGGCGTGCCGGTGCGCGCGCTGGCTGTCACCTGGGCGCTGGTCCTGCTGTTCGTCAACCTGGGCGACCTGTCGGAGCTGTTCGCCCTCTCCAGCATCGCGGTGCTGATGCAGTACGGCGTCACGTCCGCTGCGCTGGCCGCGCTGGCCTGGCGGCGCGAGCGGGGGCTGCGTCCGCTTCACGCCTTGCTGGCGGTGCCCACGCTGGGGCTGGGACTGACGTTGGTGGCCTTCGGCGCCAACCCGCGTGAAGGCGTCACCATGGCACTCACCCTCATCGCTGGCGTGGTGCTGCTGCGGCTGTCGCGGCCCCGGGCTTCCGAGCCGTCAGCGGCGCTTCGCGGCGAGCCGCTGTAA
- a CDS encoding sigma-54-dependent Fis family transcriptional regulator has protein sequence MLEGDSTSRFALPAEGVVLVGRDEQADLCLRDDSVSRRHARLVLTEEGARLVDLGSHNGTTLNGRPVDTAQPLLSGDVVSFGAVVAVVRTRARAAPAHAPLQAERLMARLREEAERALRYGRPLTALVLALPQQGCVGHEAAEALLAAEAGPAEAAGWLDSSHLLWMMPEVSGEPGEDGLGERVGALLAACPQGRLGIATCPSDGCDAESLVAAARAAARTAVSGAWAPAAEGITRLTLADRTVLVADPAMAQLFTLLRRLAASELPVLVCGETGVGKENAAFAVHHWSPRSDKPFIAINCAALPEGLVESELFGHERGAFTGANTTRVGLLESAQGGTVFLDEVGELPPSAQAKLLRALEVRRITRVGDVRERPIDLRVVAATHRDLEAEVAAGRFREDLYFRLGAATVLLPPLRERPREVPLLARDFLARACQSLGREEMELSAGTLYALSRHAWPGNVRELRNLMDYAAAAVPENVVEPHHLPSRLQPRGASAPAQDLGPPPAVAERVSPQKTRVPLAQEIRDLERRRMQEALDEAEGVQTRAAAMIGMPIRTFSFKLKQLGLQPRTSRKGPPIG, from the coding sequence GTGTTGGAGGGAGACTCGACGTCTCGGTTCGCCCTTCCCGCCGAAGGCGTGGTGCTGGTGGGCCGCGACGAACAGGCCGACCTGTGCCTGCGCGACGACAGCGTGTCACGCCGCCATGCGCGTCTGGTGTTGACGGAGGAAGGCGCGCGTCTGGTGGACCTGGGCAGCCACAACGGCACCACCCTCAACGGCCGCCCCGTGGACACCGCACAGCCCCTGCTGTCCGGTGACGTGGTGTCCTTTGGCGCGGTGGTCGCGGTGGTGCGCACGCGTGCACGCGCCGCGCCCGCGCACGCCCCGCTCCAGGCGGAACGGCTGATGGCGCGGCTGCGAGAGGAAGCGGAACGCGCCTTGCGGTATGGCCGGCCGCTCACCGCACTGGTGCTCGCGCTGCCGCAGCAGGGCTGCGTGGGACACGAAGCCGCGGAGGCCTTGCTGGCGGCGGAGGCGGGCCCCGCGGAAGCCGCGGGCTGGCTGGACAGCTCTCACCTGCTGTGGATGATGCCCGAGGTCTCCGGAGAGCCGGGCGAGGATGGCCTGGGTGAGCGCGTCGGTGCGCTGCTGGCTGCGTGTCCCCAGGGGCGCCTGGGCATCGCGACCTGTCCTTCGGACGGCTGCGACGCGGAGTCCCTGGTGGCGGCGGCGCGTGCAGCGGCCCGGACCGCGGTGTCCGGTGCGTGGGCTCCCGCGGCTGAAGGCATCACCCGCCTGACGTTGGCGGACCGCACCGTGCTGGTCGCGGACCCCGCCATGGCGCAGCTCTTCACGTTGCTGCGCAGGCTGGCGGCCAGCGAGCTGCCCGTGCTGGTGTGCGGTGAAACGGGTGTGGGCAAGGAGAACGCCGCCTTCGCCGTGCACCACTGGTCTCCGCGCTCGGACAAGCCCTTCATCGCCATCAACTGCGCGGCCCTGCCGGAGGGGCTGGTGGAGAGCGAGCTCTTCGGCCATGAGCGCGGCGCCTTCACGGGGGCCAACACCACACGCGTGGGCCTGTTGGAGAGCGCCCAGGGCGGCACCGTCTTCCTGGACGAGGTGGGCGAGCTGCCCCCCTCCGCACAGGCCAAGTTGCTGCGCGCGTTGGAGGTCCGCCGCATCACCCGCGTGGGCGACGTGCGGGAGCGCCCCATCGACTTGCGCGTGGTGGCCGCCACGCACCGGGACCTGGAAGCGGAGGTGGCTGCGGGGCGGTTCCGGGAGGACTTGTACTTCCGGCTCGGCGCGGCGACGGTGCTGCTGCCACCGCTGCGAGAGCGCCCGCGCGAGGTGCCGCTCCTGGCGCGCGACTTCCTCGCCCGGGCATGCCAGTCGCTGGGCCGTGAGGAGATGGAGCTGTCCGCGGGCACGCTGTACGCCCTGTCCCGCCATGCGTGGCCCGGCAACGTGCGCGAGCTGCGCAACCTGATGGACTACGCGGCGGCCGCCGTGCCGGAGAACGTGGTGGAGCCGCACCACCTTCCCTCGCGCCTGCAGCCTCGTGGCGCCAGCGCGCCCGCGCAGGACCTGGGGCCTCCTCCCGCGGTGGCCGAACGGGTGTCGCCCCAGAAGACGCGGGTTCCCCTGGCCCAGGAGATTCGAGACCTGGAGCGCCGCCGCATGCAGGAGGCGCTCGATGAGGCAGAGGGCGTCCAGACTCGCGCGGCGGCGATGATTGGCATGCCCATCCGGACCTTCTCGTTCAAGCTGAAGCAGCTTGGACTGCAACCCCGCACCTCCCGCAAGGGGCCGCCCATCGGATGA